The sequence ACGCCGAGCCACTGCTGCGGCCGATCCATGCTCTGCCAATCGATCATCGATGGGACCGGACGCCGGGCGTGACCCTGGTCGGCGACGCGGCACACCTGATGTCGCCGTTCGCGGGCGAAGGAGCGAACCTCGCCCTGCTCGACGGGGCGGAACTGGGGGCGGCGCTGGTGGCGCGCCCGGGCGGCGTCGAAGGGGCGCTGGCGGCGTATGAGGCGGCGCTGTTTTCGCGCAGTGCTCGGGTGGCGGGGGAGTCGGCGCGCAATCTGACGCGGTTCTTCGACGAAACCGCGCCGGCCGGCGTCGTTGAACTGTTCAGCCGTCGAGGGCAGGTGGCTGGAGGCTGACCCTGAGTGCGTGAACGGGAATGCGCGATCCATGCACCGCTGCATGTCACTTCAGGTGAGGGATCGGGCGGGGTGGGAACGTTAGGCTGGAGCCCTTCTCTGACGAGGCCTCCCATGACAAGCCTTCTGCGGACGCTGTGGGTCATCCTGGCGCTCCAGCTCCTTCCCGGATGCGAGGACACACCCCCACGCCCCTCCTTCGACGCGGGGACCCCGGATGCCGGCCCCTATGTCTGGGACGGCACCTACACCGAGCTGGAGGAGCACGGAGACTGGGTGGATCGAGGCCCCTTCGCGCCGTGCGACTTCGATTCGCGGGACGCGTCCAGCAGCGCCTGCGAAGAGCTGTCCCGCTTCGATGTCTCGAATTGCGATCCGGCGGCGCTCGCCAGGCTTCCGCAGGAGGGCATCTACCTGGCCAACACCCGGGATGAGCGACGCCTGGAGGACGGGGGCACCCGCATCAGCACCGGCCCTGTCGGCTTCCAGCTCCGGAGCGACGGAGGCACGAGCACCTTGTTCGACGAGCCGCTCCGCTTCCGGGACACCCAGGACGGGCGCTTCTCCCTCACCGGGACCAACACGCGCACGAGCGTCACCATGACCCTGGTGGGCTGTCAGCCGCCCGCGCCGGACGTCATCACCGGCTGCTTCGCCTCCTGTCGCCGGGGGAAATTGTCGCAGCAGGGCACCTTCGAGGCCCACCGCGTCGCCCACTGGGCGGGCGAGCCCGAGTCCTCCGGCGGGTTGACGCTGCTCTCGGAGCGTCACGTCGCGCAGGGGCAGCCCGTGGATGTCTATGTCGCCCTGGACCACGCCTACGTCGTCTCGCTCCCCTACCAGGGCCGCGAAGGCGGGCTCACCGTCTTCGACGTGCGCGACCCGAAGAATCCCATCCTCACGACCACCATCAGCCTGCCCGGAGACAACTTCTGGAATGGCGTCTGGGCCTGGGGGAATGCCCTCTACGTGGCCAGCAGCAGCAGGGGCGTCAACGTCTACGACCTCTCCAACCCCGCGCTGCCTGTCTTCGTGCGGAGCCTGCCGACGGGGGCGTTTGGCGCCCACACGGTGCTCGTCGACGGCGGGCGGCTCTACGCCATGGTCCCCAACACCGGCACGTACGTCTACGACGTGTCCCAGCCGCTGGCTCCCGCGCTGCGGACCCTCATCACCATCCCCGGGGACTTCGACTCCGGGGGCCCGCATGACGCGTTCGTGTATGAGAACCGCCTGTACATCAGCAACGCCTTTGGCGGCTACGGGGTGATGGATGTCACGAACCTGGATGACGTGCGCTACCTGGGCCTGTACCCGCGCCCGGATCTCGGCTTCGCGCACCACAGCGCGGTGGGGACCTTCGCCGGCCGCACCCTCGCCTTCGAAGGAGGAGAGTTCCACAGCTCCCACCTGCGCGTGCTCGACGTCACCGACCCGGCCCGCATCGTGAAGCTGGGCGAGTTCCGGATGCGGCCCGTCACGTCCATCCACAACCTCATCCTGCGCGGGACCCGGCTCTACGTGGCCTGGTACCACGAGGGCCTTCGGGTGCTGGACGTGTCCAATCCCACGCGGCCCACGCAGGTGGCGCATTACAACACCTTTCGCGAGAGCGACCCCCAGCGGGGCGACAGCATCTTCGAAGGTGTCTATGGCGTCCGCATCCCCGGCGACGGGCACGTGTATGTGGTGGACTCATCGCGGGGACTGCTCGTCTTCAACGAGCTGTAAGGGCGGGGAGTCCCTAGACTCTCCGCTTCCATGGCCACTGCCCGCTCCTTCGCCGCTGGCGTCCTGTTGTTGACCGCGCTCCTGTTCACCTGGGGCGCGGAAGCCCGTACCGCCATCGTGAAGGCAGGGGAGGGGTGGAAGCTGGAGTTGGATGGAAAGCCCTACGCCGCCAAGGGCGTGACGTTCACTGGCACGGGCGGGCCCGCGAACTTCGACAGGGATTGCGAACAGCTGCGCGCCCTGGGCGTCAACACGCTGCGCACCTGGGGCACCGGTGAGGAGACGCCCGCGCTGCTCGATGCCGCGCACAAGCATGGCCTGCGCGTGCTGGTGGGGCTGTGGCTGCGGCCGGGTCGTCCGGGCATGGAGAACGATGACGCCTTCGACTACGTGCGCGACTCGAAGGGCCGTGAGGCGCAGCTCCAGGCCACGGTCGCCCAGGTGCGCCGCTTCAAGGACCATCCGGCGGTGCTCGCGTGGGGACTGGGCAACGAGGTCATCCTCAATTCACCGGATGAGCCGTCGAAGGTCGCCTACGCGCGCTTCCTGGAGAAGGTCGTCCGCGCGGTGAAGAAGGTGGACACCGGCCACCCGGTGCTCTCCGTGGATGCGTGGACGCTGGGCGTGCCGCTCTGGGAGAAGTACGTCCCCTCGCTGGATGCGTATGGCTTGAATGTCTACGGCCGGGGCATCCACGCACTGGCGGACGCGGTGAAGCAGGCCGGTGGTCGCAAGCCGTGGTTCATCACCGAGTTCGGCGCGCAGGGGGAATGGGAAGCCCCCAAGGATGCGCGCGGCCTGCCCGTGGAGCCGGCAGACGGGGAGAAGTACGCCGTCATCGTGGACGGCTGGCGCAATGCCCTGGCGCCACACGTCCAGGCGGGCCGGTGTCTGGGATTGTTCGTGTTCAACTACAGCGCGACGCTGGACCACGGAGGGCTGTGGCTGGGCATGCTGTCCGGCACCTCCAAGAGGCCGGCGTGGCACGCGGTGCGAGAGGCGTACACCGGCACGAAGCCAGAGCCCGCGCTGCCGGTGCCGGTGCGCCTGGAGGTGCGGGGCGTGGAGAAGGGTTGGGCGGACGTGGCGTTCGACGTCACCTCCACCCCGCCGCTGGACGTGTCCTTCGCCTACAACCTCCGGGGCGCGGCGACCCGAGCGGAGCGCGACCGCGTGACCGTGCTGGAGTCCCGAAAGGGAGCGACGCCCGGCACGTGGCGCGTGCGCCTGCCTTCCGTGACAGGGGCCATCAAGCTGTACGGGCTGGCGAAGGACGGCGCGGGGAACCTGGCCGCCGCTACCACGTCGTTGGCGATTCCGGCGGCGCCCTGAGTCGATGCGGTACAGTCCGGCGCCATGTCCTGGCGTCTGCTGTGCTTCTTCCTGCTGTGCCTTTCAACGGGGTGTAGTCACTATGGCCTGCCCCCGGCCACTGCGAGTCATGGTCATCTGGCGTTGGCCATGGATGCCTACCCGCGAAGCCCGGGCGCCTACGAGCATGACGTGGTCCAGGCCGCGAACCTGGGGATCACCACGACGAGCGAGCTCACCTCCTCGAATGGCCCTGCCGTGGAGCTGGAGCCCGACCAGGCGCCCCAGGTCTTCGAGAGGGTCGTCCAGCTCCTGAAGGGGAATCCCTCGGACGCCGAGCTGCTTCGTGCCTTGGACGACCTGCGGGCCGCATGTGACGCCGACCACGAGCAGGCGTGCGTGTTCTTGCGCGAGCAGGTGCGGCCCGCGGTCAGACTCGAAGGAACGCTGGTGCGTCCCATCGGGGAGGCGCGGTTCGTCACGGCTCTCCAGTACGCGGTGCTCATCGTCGGCTGCCGGCTGGAGGTGGATGGCCGCTTGCGCGCGTGTCAGGTCATCGAGAACGGGCCGGACCATGAAGCGGAGCGCCTCATCGCGCAGCTCGCCGCGCACCGGTACACGCCGGTGATGCTGGCGGGCCATCCGGTCAGTGGCCCGTATTTCCTCTCCTACGATCTCAACTACAGCGACAACAGGGCGCCGGACCTGTCCACGGAGCAGAAGCTGGAGTGGGCCCGGAAGCGGGTGGGGTGGTCCCCCACGAGCACCTCGGCCTGGACCAACCTGGCCGCGCAGCTCGCGGTCCATGCACCGGAGCATCCGCATTATCCCAGGGCGCTGGCCCGGGCCTATGCGCTGGCGCCCCGGTACTGGTGGACCGCCACGGAGATGGCCTGGCAGCGCCTCCAGGCGGGACGGCACGCCGATGCGCTGAAGGCCCTGCGCCCCGCCATCCGCCGCTCCTCGATGGGGGAACACCCCAATCCCTATGTGCTGGAGACCGCGGCCGCCGCGCACTTCGGGCTGAACCAGTGCACGACGGCGTTGGCGGAACAGCGCAAGGCCGTGGAGCTGCTGCCGAAGGAATGGCCCGTGCCGGAGCGGGAGCGCTTCCAGCGCAAGCTCCAGGATTACCAGACCGCCTGCGCCAGGTCCCCGGCTGCTCCCTGACCGCACGCGCTCAGGGTTTGGACGGCAGGTCCTCCGGGAACTGCTCCAGGATACAAAGCCTTGCGCCGTCATGGGGTGCGCTCCGCGTTCATTCCAGACGGCGCGGCTTCATGGCTAGAGTCCGGCGCCATGCGTTGGCCTCTCCTCGTTCTCTCCCTGCTGGTGGTCTCTACCGGCTGTGCCCACCGGCTGCGCCCGTCCGACCTGCCGCCACCCATGGCGAGCCATGGGCACCTGACCTTGGCCATGGGTGCCTTCCTGCGGGACCCGGCTTCCTACGAGAAGCAGGTCGCGCGGAACCCGGTCCTCGCCGGTGGCATCTCCTCGCGGACTCCTGTGGATGCTCCGGTCCTGGAACTGGAGGCCGGACAGGCTCCTGGCGTCTTCAACGAAGCCGTCCGGACCCTGGCGGGAAAGCCCACCGAGGCACAGGTCGTTCAGGCCTTGGGCGATCTCCAGGCAGCTTGCGACGCGGACCACGAGCAGGCGTGCCAGTTCCTGAAGAAGCAGAGCCTCCCACCGGAGCAGATCCGGGGTTGGGTGACCCACCCCAAGGAGCGAAGCCGGTCCTTCACGAGCGAGTACGCCGTGGTCATCCTGCAATGCCGCATCGACGTGGATGGGCATGTGCGGGACTGCCGGGTCATCGAGGATGGCTCCGGGCAACCCTCCCGGCACTTCATCGCGCAGCTGGGGGAAAGCCGCTACCGGCCTTGGACCCTGGCAGGACACGCCGCGACCACCGTGTATGGCTTTACCTTCAACCTCCGGTACGGAGGCCCCGCCGATGAGGAGCTTTCGCTGGAGCAGCGGTTGGGCTGGGCGCGGCTGCGGGTGGCCCATTTCCCCCAGAGCGGCGGGGCCTGGGCCAACCTTGCGATGCAGCTCGCCGTCCACACGCCGGAGGATCCGGACTACCCGAAGGTGCTCGCACAGGCCCATGCCCTGGCGCCCAACTTCCGGTGGACGGCGACGGAGATGGCCTGGCACCGCGTGCAGGCCGGGCAATACGCCGCGGCCCTGATGGCGCTGCGCCCGGTGATCCGCCGCTCCGTGATGGGGGAGCACCCCAACCCCTACGTGCTGGAGACCGCCGCCGCCGCGCACTTCGGGCTGAACCAGTGTCCCGAAGCGCTGGCGCAACAGCAGAAGGCCGTGGAATTGCTGCCGGCGGAGTGGCTTGCGCCGGAGCGGGAGCGTTTCCATCGCAAGCTCCAGGACTACCAGACCGCCTGCGCCTCGCCGCCAACAGCCCCCTGAACTCCTGCGCTCAGGGCTTGGACGGCAGGTCCTCCGGGAACTGCCGCTTCCAGTCCTGCGCGAGGTTGGCATTGGCCTTCAGCGCGGCGTCCCGGTCCGCGCGGGCCTGGGCCGACGCCGGGTCCTTCATGCGCAGGAGCGCCGCGCGCAGCAGCCGGGCCTCGGCCCAGTTCGGACGCTCCTGGAGCAGTGCTTCCGCTCGCGCGAGTCCCCTGGACACGAGTGATTCCGGGTCCTGCTTCGCGGCCTTTCGCGCTGCCGCCCACTCCCGGAACAGGTGTCCTTCCTCCAGACGGACGTCCTGATTCGAGGGCTCGATCTTGAGGGCCTCCGCGTAGTTCTGCTCCGCGCCCTTGAACTGCTCCTCCGCCTTCTGAGGATCCGTGCGCGCCGAATAGCGGGCCATCAGGCGGAAGTACTCGCCAGAGGCCCGGTGATGCACGACGCGATCCCGGGTGAGGAGCCGCAGCCATTCGCCCTCTTCGTATTGACGCGTGAGCGTGGGCTCCGGATCGCGGCCCTGCTCCAGCAGGTGGCGCGCCTGGAGGTGGTCCACCTTCTCGAGGCCCGCGTATCGCTCATCCTTCTGCGCCTGCAGGAAGGGCCGGGTCTGGCGGTAGAGCGCTTCCGCCCGGGCCGCTGCCTCGGTGGGGTCCGCTCCCCGGCGCCAGGTGTACTCCGCTCGCGCCACGTGGACCGCCGCCTGTCCGAAGGTTCCCTGGGTGGGGGACAGCTTCGTCGCCTGGACGTAGGCCGCCTCCGCATGGCCAAGCAATGCGGTGGGATCGCCCCCGCGTTCCCAGGTCTCCTTCGCCTGCTCCAGCTTGATCCGCCCCAGCTCGGCATGAAGGTCGGGATGGCTGGCGCCATGGGTGAAGGCGGCCCCGATGACGGATGCGGCCTTTTCCAGCGTCGGCCCGGCGTCTTCCCCTCGGGCCCGTTGCAGCCCGGCCTGTGCCACGCGGATGCGCGCTTCCAGCAGCCACACCTCGGAGGCCCGCATGTTGACCCGGACGGCCTTCTCCCAGGCGGCCTCTGCCTGCTCCAGGTCCGCGCGCGCGTCCTTCGTCGCTGGATCCATCGCCCGGGCCAGGAGCAGCTCTCCCATCCGGACCCAGTACGCCGGGACGCGCGCCTCGAGCGCGAGCGCGCTCCGGTAGGCTTCGATGGCTTGGTCCCGTTGCTGCGCGGCAGGCGACTCGGGCTTGCGCCTTGTGAACTGGGTGAGGTGGTCCGTCCAGGCACGCAGGAGCCGGGCGCGCAGCAGGTGGTACGCGAAGTCCTGCTCGGACGGCGGCGTGGTCTCCAGCAGCTCCAGGGCATCCTTGAGCCGGTAGCCTCCATCGGTGTTCTTTCTCGTGGCTTCCTCCGTCTCCTGCACCAACGCCCGGCTCCACTCCGCGCGGCCACAGGTGCTCGCCGCATCCAGGTCCAGGACGTGCTTCGCGGCCTGGATGGCGTCCTGGAGCAGGGCTCCCGGGAAGGGCTCGTCGCGGTCCGGGCGCTCCGCCACCGTGTTGAGGAAGCGCGCCTTCTCGCAGGCGAACCCGGCGTTGCCGGGATCCACCCGGGCGGCCAGGTCCAGCGCCTCGACGCCCCACTGCGCCGGGCCCGGGTCTCCTCCGGACAGGAGCAGCACGGCGCCGGA is a genomic window of Corallococcus macrosporus containing:
- a CDS encoding glycoside hydrolase family 2 TIM barrel-domain containing protein, whose product is MATARSFAAGVLLLTALLFTWGAEARTAIVKAGEGWKLELDGKPYAAKGVTFTGTGGPANFDRDCEQLRALGVNTLRTWGTGEETPALLDAAHKHGLRVLVGLWLRPGRPGMENDDAFDYVRDSKGREAQLQATVAQVRRFKDHPAVLAWGLGNEVILNSPDEPSKVAYARFLEKVVRAVKKVDTGHPVLSVDAWTLGVPLWEKYVPSLDAYGLNVYGRGIHALADAVKQAGGRKPWFITEFGAQGEWEAPKDARGLPVEPADGEKYAVIVDGWRNALAPHVQAGRCLGLFVFNYSATLDHGGLWLGMLSGTSKRPAWHAVREAYTGTKPEPALPVPVRLEVRGVEKGWADVAFDVTSTPPLDVSFAYNLRGAATRAERDRVTVLESRKGATPGTWRVRLPSVTGAIKLYGLAKDGAGNLAAATTSLAIPAAP
- a CDS encoding tetratricopeptide repeat protein; translated protein: MRWPLLVLSLLVVSTGCAHRLRPSDLPPPMASHGHLTLAMGAFLRDPASYEKQVARNPVLAGGISSRTPVDAPVLELEAGQAPGVFNEAVRTLAGKPTEAQVVQALGDLQAACDADHEQACQFLKKQSLPPEQIRGWVTHPKERSRSFTSEYAVVILQCRIDVDGHVRDCRVIEDGSGQPSRHFIAQLGESRYRPWTLAGHAATTVYGFTFNLRYGGPADEELSLEQRLGWARLRVAHFPQSGGAWANLAMQLAVHTPEDPDYPKVLAQAHALAPNFRWTATEMAWHRVQAGQYAAALMALRPVIRRSVMGEHPNPYVLETAAAAHFGLNQCPEALAQQQKAVELLPAEWLAPERERFHRKLQDYQTACASPPTAP
- a CDS encoding LVIVD repeat-containing protein, giving the protein MTSLLRTLWVILALQLLPGCEDTPPRPSFDAGTPDAGPYVWDGTYTELEEHGDWVDRGPFAPCDFDSRDASSSACEELSRFDVSNCDPAALARLPQEGIYLANTRDERRLEDGGTRISTGPVGFQLRSDGGTSTLFDEPLRFRDTQDGRFSLTGTNTRTSVTMTLVGCQPPAPDVITGCFASCRRGKLSQQGTFEAHRVAHWAGEPESSGGLTLLSERHVAQGQPVDVYVALDHAYVVSLPYQGREGGLTVFDVRDPKNPILTTTISLPGDNFWNGVWAWGNALYVASSSRGVNVYDLSNPALPVFVRSLPTGAFGAHTVLVDGGRLYAMVPNTGTYVYDVSQPLAPALRTLITIPGDFDSGGPHDAFVYENRLYISNAFGGYGVMDVTNLDDVRYLGLYPRPDLGFAHHSAVGTFAGRTLAFEGGEFHSSHLRVLDVTDPARIVKLGEFRMRPVTSIHNLILRGTRLYVAWYHEGLRVLDVSNPTRPTQVAHYNTFRESDPQRGDSIFEGVYGVRIPGDGHVYVVDSSRGLLVFNEL